A genomic stretch from Pirellulales bacterium includes:
- the terL gene encoding phage terminase large subunit, with the protein MRGGLRYATEDELRQMEQDLPLLSPATFVTATSQGKWRIARHLAYLDRVLTEAIDEAEAGRVYGVIVSMPPQQGKSELCSKYLPAWYLGTFPDRRVILTSYEADFAGGWGRKARDLLEQYGSMFGVKVSKRSKAVNRWDIEGREGGMTAAGVGGPITGKGAHLLIIDDPIKNDEEARSPAIRQKQWDSWQSTASTRLRPGALVVVIQTRWHRDDLTGRLLKEAKENGQRWWSVKLPALAEADDPLGRQPGEALWPEFYPTEKLEKTRSAQTIYYWRSLYQQDPIAEGGLESPESFFGPHIWFDERPGSHLCRVVALDPSKGRDSKHGDYSAFVMLAWGPDDMLYVDADLDRRHTSIITETALDIQLQFRPDFFGVETNQFQELLAEDMIRRAEERGIELPVDTVENMVPKVVRIRRLTPLLSQRRLRFKAGSKGAKLLVEQLRDFPCGEHEDGADALEVAIRLASEMLTRQAEEELLSRPIYLPPEYRASY; encoded by the coding sequence GTGAGAGGGGGCCTACGCTACGCGACCGAGGACGAGTTGCGACAGATGGAGCAGGACCTGCCGCTGCTCTCCCCGGCGACGTTCGTCACGGCGACGAGCCAGGGGAAGTGGCGGATCGCCCGGCACCTGGCCTACCTGGACCGAGTGCTGACTGAGGCGATCGACGAGGCGGAAGCCGGGCGGGTCTACGGCGTGATCGTCTCGATGCCGCCCCAGCAGGGCAAAAGCGAATTGTGCAGCAAGTATCTCCCGGCCTGGTATCTGGGGACGTTTCCGGATCGGCGGGTGATCCTCACCAGCTACGAGGCCGACTTCGCCGGCGGCTGGGGACGGAAGGCCCGCGATCTGCTCGAGCAGTACGGTTCGATGTTTGGCGTGAAGGTCTCGAAGCGCTCGAAGGCCGTCAATCGCTGGGACATCGAGGGGCGCGAGGGCGGGATGACTGCGGCTGGCGTCGGCGGACCGATCACGGGCAAGGGCGCGCACCTGTTGATCATCGACGACCCGATCAAGAATGATGAAGAGGCCCGCAGCCCGGCGATCCGGCAGAAACAATGGGACTCGTGGCAATCCACCGCCAGCACGCGCTTGCGCCCCGGCGCCTTGGTGGTCGTGATCCAAACCCGCTGGCATCGGGACGATCTGACCGGACGGTTGCTCAAGGAAGCCAAGGAGAACGGGCAGAGGTGGTGGTCCGTCAAGCTGCCGGCGTTGGCCGAGGCCGACGATCCCTTGGGACGCCAGCCGGGCGAGGCGCTGTGGCCGGAGTTTTACCCGACGGAGAAGCTGGAGAAGACCCGGTCGGCACAGACGATTTATTACTGGCGGTCGCTCTACCAGCAGGACCCGATCGCCGAAGGGGGTCTGGAATCGCCCGAGTCGTTCTTCGGCCCGCACATCTGGTTCGACGAGCGGCCGGGCTCCCATCTCTGTCGGGTCGTGGCGCTCGATCCCAGCAAGGGGCGGGACTCGAAGCACGGCGACTATTCAGCGTTCGTCATGCTCGCTTGGGGTCCGGATGACATGCTCTACGTGGACGCCGACCTGGATCGCAGGCACACGTCGATCATCACGGAGACGGCCTTGGATATCCAACTGCAGTTCCGCCCCGACTTCTTCGGTGTCGAGACGAACCAGTTTCAGGAACTGCTCGCCGAAGACATGATCCGCCGAGCGGAGGAGCGCGGCATTGAACTGCCGGTCGACACGGTCGAGAATATGGTGCCGAAGGTGGTCCGCATTCGACGGCTCACGCCGCTATTGTCCCAGCGGCGGTTGCGGTTCAAGGCGGGCTCGAAGGGAGCGAAGCTTCTGGTCGAGCAGTTGCGGGACTTCCCCTGCGGCGAACACGAAGATGGCGCAGACGCGCTAGAAGTTGCTATTCGACTGGCCAGTGAGATGTTGACTCGACAAGCCGAGGAAGAATTACTCTCGCGACCGATCTACCTTCCGCCCGAGTACCGCGCGTCGTATTGA